A section of the Jannaschia sp. S6380 genome encodes:
- the gap gene encoding type I glyceraldehyde-3-phosphate dehydrogenase, whose translation MVKVAINGFGRIGRNVLRGIVESGRDDIEVVAINDLGPVETNAHLLQYDSVHGRFPVEVTTGDDWIDVGRGRMRVTAMRNPADLPWSDVDIVMECTGIFTSKEKCQAHLENGSSRVLISAPGSDADKTIVYGVNHDSLTADDVIVSNASCTTNCLAPVAHVLDDAIGIERGFMTTIHSYTGDQPTLDTMHKDLYRARAAALSMIPTSTGAAKAVGLVLPGLNGKLDGVAIRVPTPNVSVVDLTFTAARDTTPEEINDAIRTAANGKLKGVLGFTDKKLVSSDFNHDPHSSIFATDQTKVMDGRMCRILSWYDNEWGFSNRMADTAVVMGKLI comes from the coding sequence ATGGTCAAGGTTGCAATCAACGGTTTCGGCCGCATCGGACGGAATGTCCTGCGGGGTATCGTGGAATCGGGTCGCGACGATATCGAGGTCGTGGCCATCAACGACCTGGGTCCGGTCGAGACCAACGCACATCTTCTGCAATACGACAGCGTCCATGGCCGTTTCCCGGTGGAGGTCACGACAGGCGACGACTGGATCGACGTAGGCCGCGGACGGATGCGCGTGACGGCCATGCGCAACCCTGCCGACCTGCCTTGGTCGGACGTGGATATCGTGATGGAATGCACCGGCATCTTCACCTCCAAGGAAAAGTGCCAGGCGCATCTGGAGAACGGCTCCTCCCGGGTCCTGATCTCAGCACCGGGCAGCGATGCCGACAAGACCATCGTCTATGGCGTGAACCACGACAGCCTGACGGCCGACGACGTCATCGTATCGAATGCCTCCTGCACGACGAACTGTCTGGCTCCGGTAGCGCATGTGCTGGACGACGCCATCGGGATCGAACGCGGGTTCATGACCACGATCCATTCCTATACCGGCGACCAGCCGACGCTGGATACGATGCACAAGGATCTATACCGGGCGCGCGCCGCGGCGCTCAGCATGATCCCGACCTCGACCGGGGCGGCCAAGGCCGTGGGGCTGGTCCTGCCGGGCCTGAACGGCAAGCTGGATGGCGTGGCGATCCGGGTGCCGACGCCCAACGTCTCGGTCGTCGACCTGACCTTCACCGCCGCGCGCGACACCACCCCCGAGGAGATCAACGACGCGATCCGCACCGCGGCCAACGGCAAGCTGAAGGGGGTGCTGGGGTTCACCGACAAGAAGCTCGTCAGTTCCGACTTCAACCACGACCCGCACAGCAGCATCTTCGCCACCGATCAGACCAAGGTCATGGACGGCCGGATGTGCCGCATCCTGTCGTGGTACGACAA
- a CDS encoding cell division protein ZapA, giving the protein MPDMTIEIGGRSFTVACQDGEEGYLSAAAELLNREAKVLTASGTRLTQDRMLLMAGLMLADKSISAEEELRALDRRLAQQTQLLDEMQAHPKPDPEIREAVPQAALDRIDALAARAEEVAAKARGLAETG; this is encoded by the coding sequence ATGCCTGACATGACCATCGAGATCGGGGGCCGATCCTTCACCGTTGCCTGCCAGGACGGCGAGGAAGGATACCTGAGCGCCGCGGCCGAACTGCTGAACCGGGAGGCGAAAGTCCTGACCGCCTCGGGCACGCGGCTGACGCAGGACCGGATGCTGCTGATGGCCGGGCTGATGTTGGCCGACAAGTCGATCTCGGCCGAGGAGGAACTGCGCGCCCTGGACCGTCGGCTGGCCCAGCAGACACAGCTGCTCGACGAGATGCAGGCCCATCCAAAACCGGATCCCGAGATCCGCGAGGCGGTGCCGCAGGCCGCGCTCGACCGGATCGACGCGCTGGCGGCCCGCGCCGAGGAGGTCGCGGCCAAGGCGCGGGGCCTGGCCGAAACCGGCTAG
- a CDS encoding NYN domain-containing protein, with product MAVLVEGENLGNGHAPVVRAIAKRHGRPDTQRVYGNMELLKGWSVEPGFRTVHSKTGKNSADMMLCLDAMEMALSGKYPSIMIVSSDSDFEHLAQRLRDYGLHVIGLGEAKAPEGFQIACSEFETLPPRVKHGRDALIDRVRRVVTDLSGPKEGAKVTDVSATMNQRHDFKISSTEARNWHSFFRHHSDHFDIDPRGTDARVRLKQAACDR from the coding sequence ATGGCCGTCCTCGTGGAAGGCGAGAACCTGGGGAACGGTCACGCGCCCGTCGTGCGCGCTATCGCGAAACGACATGGCCGCCCCGACACACAGCGGGTCTATGGCAACATGGAACTGCTAAAGGGCTGGTCCGTCGAGCCCGGATTTCGAACGGTCCACTCCAAAACGGGCAAGAACTCGGCCGATATGATGCTTTGCCTCGACGCGATGGAGATGGCGCTGTCGGGCAAGTATCCGTCGATCATGATCGTCAGTTCGGACAGCGATTTTGAGCATCTGGCGCAAAGGCTCCGGGATTATGGCCTCCACGTGATCGGATTGGGCGAAGCGAAGGCCCCCGAGGGTTTCCAGATTGCGTGTTCGGAGTTCGAGACCCTGCCGCCTCGTGTGAAGCACGGCAGGGACGCATTGATAGATAGAGTGCGAAGGGTAGTGACCGACCTTTCCGGACCGAAGGAGGGGGCCAAGGTCACGGACGTGTCGGCCACGATGAACCAGCGCCATGACTTCAAGATCTCGAGCACGGAGGCGAGGAACTGGCATAGCTTCTTCCGCCACCATTCGGATCATTTTGACATCGACCCGCGCGGCACGGACGCGCGTGTTCGCCTGAAGCAGGCGGCATGCGACCGCTAA
- a CDS encoding biotin transporter BioY: MTLTTMAFGRMTLPKQVALVLAGTAILALASQITVPFYPVPMTLQTFAVLSIGLAYGARLGALTVLTWLGQAMLGAPVLANFANGAAFAGPTAGFLLGFVAMAFLAGLATDRGVTGPLRLSLVTLALSAALYLPGLAWPLGLAQAAGIEAGWAGLSFGAVLSAFMLPFLLGDAVKAVLAALVVRGGARLLASRG; this comes from the coding sequence ATGACGCTCACCACGATGGCATTCGGCCGCATGACGTTGCCCAAGCAGGTGGCGCTGGTGCTGGCCGGCACCGCGATCCTCGCACTCGCCAGCCAGATCACCGTGCCGTTCTACCCGGTGCCGATGACGCTGCAGACCTTCGCCGTCCTGTCGATCGGCCTGGCCTACGGCGCGCGCCTGGGTGCGCTGACCGTTCTGACTTGGCTGGGACAGGCCATGCTGGGCGCGCCCGTCCTCGCCAATTTCGCCAATGGCGCGGCCTTCGCCGGGCCGACCGCGGGGTTCCTGCTGGGGTTCGTCGCCATGGCGTTCCTCGCCGGCCTCGCCACCGATCGCGGGGTGACGGGCCCGCTGCGTCTGTCGCTTGTGACGCTGGCGCTGTCGGCCGCACTCTATCTGCCGGGTCTGGCCTGGCCGCTCGGCCTTGCGCAAGCCGCGGGGATCGAGGCCGGGTGGGCCGGTCTGTCCTTCGGCGCGGTCCTGTCGGCCTTCATGCTGCCGTTCCTGCTCGGCGATGCGGTCAAGGCCGTCCTCGCCGCGCTGGTCGTGCGGGGCGGGGCCCGTCTGCTGGCTTCGCGCGGCTAA
- a CDS encoding SDR family oxidoreductase has product MTQFPELALVTGAARGLGAAIAEHLAAKGCHVVAVARTQGALEELDDRIQTAGGQATLAPMDVTDAGAMQHLCRGIHDRWGALPLWVHTAVHAPPLSPMPMVDEKDMAKSVDLNVTALARLIGYVGPLLQAAGGGRAVFFDDDRPAKFAGAYLATKAAQRAMIRSWQAESTTERAPKVDLLTPRPMPTALRARFHPGEDRAALADIHQEARRLMAEIGLG; this is encoded by the coding sequence ATGACGCAATTTCCCGAACTCGCCCTGGTCACCGGCGCCGCACGCGGACTGGGCGCCGCCATCGCCGAACATCTGGCCGCAAAAGGCTGCCACGTCGTCGCCGTCGCCCGAACCCAGGGCGCGTTGGAGGAACTGGACGACAGGATCCAGACCGCCGGCGGACAGGCGACGCTCGCCCCGATGGACGTGACCGATGCGGGCGCGATGCAGCATCTGTGCCGGGGGATCCACGACCGTTGGGGCGCGCTGCCGCTCTGGGTGCATACGGCCGTGCATGCACCGCCGCTGTCGCCGATGCCCATGGTCGACGAGAAAGACATGGCGAAGTCGGTGGACCTGAACGTCACCGCGCTCGCCCGTCTGATCGGATATGTCGGACCGCTTCTGCAGGCCGCGGGCGGCGGGCGGGCCGTGTTCTTCGACGACGACCGGCCGGCCAAGTTCGCCGGGGCCTACCTGGCGACGAAGGCAGCCCAGCGCGCGATGATCCGGTCGTGGCAGGCCGAGTCGACGACAGAGCGCGCGCCAAAGGTGGACCTGCTGACGCCGCGGCCGATGCCGACCGCCTTGCGCGCGCGCTTCCATCCCGGCGAGGATCGCGCCGCGTTGGCCGACATTCACCAGGAAGCGCGCCGGCTGATGGCCGAGATAGGGCTGGGCTAG
- the tkt gene encoding transketolase — translation MSDQTPDRTDAGVDLDALRATHPEHWRRAAAIRTLTLDAVAAAKSGHTGMPLGMADVATVLWEKHLKFDASRPDWPDRDRFILSTGHGSMLLYSLLHLTGYPEMTLQQLRDFRQLGGITAGHPEYGHAPGIEMTTGPLGQGIASSVGFAIAEEILRARYGRKIVDHHTWVIAGDGCLMEGVSQEAITLAGKLELSKLIVLFDDNGITIDGKVSLSDITDQRQRFKSAGWDVIEIDGHDPVAIDAALTQAKKGKKPTMVACRTHIALGSSAQDTAKGHGALTDPDVVAATKRAYGWDQAPFEIPSDLKTDWESIGARGAKDRAEWEVRMAELGAGKRGEFERALKGEPPRKLSATIKALKRQMAESQPSVATRKSSEKVLEVVNPIMAETVGGSADLTGSNNTLTEGLGIFDAENRAGRYIYYGIREHGMAACLNGMALHGGIRPYGGTFFCFTDYARPAMRLSALMGLPVTYVMTHDSIGLGEDGPTHQPVEHLAMCRATPNTHVFRPCDTVETAEAWELALTSTRTPSILSLTRQNLSTLRKDYTNKNMVAQGAYVLAEAETKRMVILIATGSEVEIAMKARDLLQADGIGTRVVSMPCWELFERQDEKYRKKVLPAGPVRVAVEAGARMGWDRWLTGERGKRDKGAFVGMEGFGASAPYEELYEHFGITPDAVAKAARDLL, via the coding sequence ATGAGCGACCAGACCCCCGACCGGACCGATGCCGGCGTCGATCTCGATGCCCTCCGCGCCACCCACCCCGAGCATTGGCGCCGCGCCGCCGCCATCCGCACGCTGACCCTCGACGCCGTGGCCGCCGCGAAGTCGGGCCATACCGGGATGCCGCTCGGCATGGCCGACGTGGCGACCGTGCTGTGGGAAAAGCACCTGAAGTTCGACGCGAGCCGACCCGACTGGCCCGACCGCGACCGGTTCATCCTGTCGACGGGGCACGGCTCCATGTTGCTCTATTCGCTGCTGCACCTGACCGGATACCCCGAGATGACGCTGCAACAGCTGCGCGATTTCCGTCAGCTGGGCGGGATCACGGCCGGTCACCCGGAATACGGCCACGCGCCGGGGATCGAGATGACGACCGGGCCGCTGGGCCAGGGCATCGCCTCCTCGGTCGGCTTCGCCATCGCCGAGGAGATCCTGCGCGCCCGTTACGGCCGCAAGATCGTCGACCATCACACCTGGGTCATCGCCGGTGACGGCTGTCTAATGGAGGGGGTCAGCCAGGAAGCGATCACCCTTGCCGGCAAGCTGGAACTGTCCAAGCTGATCGTGCTGTTCGACGACAACGGCATCACCATCGACGGCAAGGTTTCGTTGTCGGACATCACCGACCAGCGGCAGCGCTTCAAATCGGCCGGCTGGGACGTGATCGAGATCGACGGACACGACCCCGTGGCGATCGACGCCGCGCTGACCCAGGCCAAGAAGGGCAAGAAGCCGACCATGGTGGCATGCCGCACGCATATCGCGCTCGGCTCCTCGGCACAGGACACGGCCAAGGGGCACGGCGCGTTGACCGATCCGGACGTGGTCGCGGCGACCAAGCGCGCCTACGGCTGGGACCAGGCGCCGTTCGAGATCCCGTCCGACCTCAAGACCGATTGGGAGTCGATCGGTGCCCGCGGCGCCAAGGACCGCGCCGAATGGGAGGTGCGGATGGCGGAACTCGGCGCGGGAAAGCGCGGTGAGTTCGAGCGTGCCTTGAAGGGCGAGCCGCCGCGCAAGCTGTCCGCGACGATCAAGGCATTGAAGCGCCAGATGGCCGAAAGCCAGCCCTCGGTCGCGACGCGCAAGTCGTCCGAGAAGGTGCTGGAGGTCGTGAATCCCATCATGGCCGAGACGGTGGGCGGATCGGCGGACCTGACAGGCTCGAACAACACGCTGACCGAGGGGTTGGGCATCTTCGACGCGGAGAACCGCGCGGGACGCTACATCTATTACGGCATCCGCGAGCACGGAATGGCCGCCTGCCTGAACGGCATGGCGCTGCACGGGGGCATCCGACCCTATGGCGGGACGTTCTTCTGCTTCACCGATTACGCGCGGCCGGCGATGCGGCTCTCGGCGTTGATGGGTTTGCCGGTCACCTATGTGATGACGCATGACAGCATCGGTCTGGGCGAGGACGGGCCCACGCACCAGCCGGTCGAACATCTGGCGATGTGCCGGGCCACCCCGAACACCCATGTCTTCCGCCCCTGCGACACCGTCGAGACAGCCGAGGCGTGGGAATTGGCGCTGACCTCGACCCGGACGCCATCGATCCTGTCGCTGACGCGGCAGAACCTTTCGACGCTGCGCAAGGATTACACCAACAAGAACATGGTGGCGCAAGGCGCCTACGTCCTGGCGGAGGCCGAGACCAAGCGCATGGTCATCCTGATCGCCACCGGGTCGGAGGTGGAGATCGCGATGAAGGCCCGCGACCTGTTGCAGGCCGACGGGATCGGCACGCGCGTCGTGTCCATGCCCTGTTGGGAGCTGTTCGAGCGTCAGGACGAGAAGTACCGCAAGAAGGTCCTGCCCGCCGGTCCCGTCCGCGTCGCCGTCGAGGCGGGCGCGCGCATGGGCTGGGATCGCTGGTTGACGGGCGAGCGGGGCAAGCGCGACAAGGGTGCCTTCGTCGGGATGGAGGGCTTCGGCGCCTCGGCCCCCTATGAGGAACTGTACGAGCATTTCGGGATCACACCCGATGCGGTGGCGAAGGCGGCGCGGGACCTGCTGTAG
- the gap gene encoding type I glyceraldehyde-3-phosphate dehydrogenase codes for MTTTIGINGFGRIGRCTLAHIASAGRNDVSVVRINATGPIETNAHLLRYDSVHGRFPGQVRVERDTLDLGHGPIEVASSYDPKTLDWSGVDVVLECTGRFNDRDAAAVHLTRGAKRVLVSAPAKRADYTVVYGVNHRGLRGDHLVASNASCTTNCLAPLAKVLNDAIGIESGVMTTIHSYTGDQPTLDRRHDDLYRARAAAMAMIPTSTGAAEAIGAVVPELAGKLAGTALRVPTPNVSAVDLTFQASRDICAADVNAVVAEAAAGHMGAVLAYDPEPKVSVDFNHTTHSCVFAPDQTKVVGRTVRVLAWYDNEWAFSCRMADVAAHMGRLI; via the coding sequence ATGACGACCACCATCGGGATCAACGGCTTCGGCCGGATCGGACGCTGCACGCTGGCCCATATCGCCAGTGCCGGACGCAACGATGTCAGCGTGGTCCGCATCAACGCGACCGGGCCCATCGAAACGAATGCCCACCTGCTGCGCTACGACAGCGTGCATGGCCGCTTTCCGGGGCAGGTCCGTGTCGAACGCGACACGCTGGACCTGGGACACGGCCCGATCGAGGTCGCGTCGAGCTATGATCCGAAGACGCTGGACTGGTCCGGGGTCGATGTCGTGTTGGAATGCACGGGCCGGTTCAACGACCGCGATGCGGCCGCCGTCCACCTGACGCGGGGGGCCAAACGCGTGCTGGTCTCGGCACCTGCGAAACGCGCGGACTACACCGTCGTCTATGGCGTGAACCACCGCGGACTGCGTGGCGACCACCTGGTTGCGTCGAACGCGTCCTGCACGACGAACTGCCTCGCGCCATTGGCGAAGGTGCTGAACGATGCGATCGGGATCGAGAGCGGTGTGATGACGACGATCCATTCCTACACCGGCGACCAGCCGACGCTGGATCGACGGCATGACGACCTGTATCGCGCGCGGGCGGCCGCGATGGCGATGATCCCCACATCGACCGGCGCGGCCGAGGCCATCGGCGCCGTCGTGCCCGAACTGGCCGGCAAGCTTGCGGGAACGGCGCTGCGCGTGCCGACGCCGAACGTGTCGGCGGTTGACCTGACGTTCCAGGCATCGCGCGACATCTGCGCGGCCGACGTCAACGCCGTGGTGGCCGAGGCGGCGGCCGGGCATATGGGGGCCGTTCTGGCCTATGACCCCGAACCCAAGGTGTCGGTCGATTTCAACCACACCACCCATTCCTGCGTTTTCGCCCCCGACCAGACCAAGGTCGTCGGCCGGACCGTGCGGGTTCTGGCGTGGTATGACAACGAATGGGCGTTCTCCTGCCGCATGGCGGATGTGGCGGCGCATATGGGGCGGCTGATCTGA
- a CDS encoding protein-S-isoprenylcysteine O-methyltransferase, whose protein sequence is MPIAMAALVITFGGALVMILWDVLVEKVHLRPSTGMDYSAPRDTREILPIVGVKVLGLYATLGLIALIYMIVPVYSDEKFDLYFLLSRFVMPMFLALAPLYIFLVTRYMVEPRDKLWHFGRLLTGGRAEVDPAQVKDHALGWAIKGFFLAFLGSIVVPVFGIVLIQDIESVTEGLGPFFLFVLKFILLFDVAVGGLGYLMTFRPLDSHIRSANPHLSAWVVALICYPPFVLMGKDGPLNYHEHTLNWSAWLEGMPTLLVVWGLALAALTFLYSWATVIFGIRFSNLTHRGIVTTGPYRYFKHPAYLAKNSFWWLMVMPFLTTADDPMIALRNCILLAAVNAVYYARARTEELHLMADPNYRAYSEWIAEHGLLPRLRRRLTGRGPRDDVQIPAE, encoded by the coding sequence ATGCCCATCGCCATGGCCGCACTTGTGATCACCTTCGGCGGTGCGCTGGTGATGATCCTTTGGGACGTGCTGGTCGAAAAGGTCCATCTGCGCCCGTCGACGGGCATGGACTATTCCGCGCCCCGCGACACGCGCGAGATCCTTCCGATCGTGGGGGTCAAGGTACTCGGCCTGTATGCGACGCTGGGTCTGATCGCCCTGATCTACATGATCGTGCCGGTCTATTCCGACGAGAAGTTCGATCTGTACTTCCTGCTGTCCCGCTTCGTGATGCCGATGTTCCTGGCCCTGGCACCGCTCTACATCTTCCTCGTCACCCGCTACATGGTCGAGCCGCGCGACAAGCTCTGGCATTTCGGGCGCCTCCTCACGGGCGGACGGGCGGAGGTCGATCCGGCGCAAGTCAAGGACCACGCGCTTGGCTGGGCGATCAAGGGGTTCTTCCTCGCCTTTCTGGGCAGCATCGTGGTGCCGGTCTTCGGGATCGTCCTGATCCAGGACATCGAATCCGTAACCGAAGGGCTCGGGCCGTTTTTCCTCTTCGTCCTCAAGTTCATCCTGCTCTTCGACGTGGCGGTCGGGGGCCTGGGCTACCTGATGACGTTCCGCCCGCTCGACAGCCACATCCGTTCGGCCAATCCGCATCTTTCGGCCTGGGTGGTCGCGCTGATCTGCTACCCTCCGTTCGTCCTGATGGGAAAGGACGGCCCGCTGAACTACCACGAACACACGCTCAACTGGAGCGCCTGGCTGGAGGGCATGCCCACCCTCCTGGTCGTCTGGGGGCTGGCGCTGGCGGCGCTCACGTTCCTCTATTCCTGGGCCACGGTGATCTTCGGCATCCGCTTCTCGAACCTGACCCATCGCGGCATCGTCACGACTGGGCCCTACCGCTACTTCAAGCACCCCGCCTACCTCGCCAAGAACTCGTTCTGGTGGCTGATGGTCATGCCGTTCCTGACCACGGCCGACGATCCGATGATCGCGCTGCGCAACTGCATCCTGCTGGCGGCGGTGAACGCGGTCTACTACGCCCGGGCCCGGACGGAGGAGCTGCACCTGATGGCCGATCCGAATTATCGTGCCTATTCCGAATGGATCGCCGAGCACGGGCTGCTGCCGCGACTGCGCCGTCGCCTGACGGGTCGGGGCCCCAGGGACGACGTGCAGATCCCGGCGGAATAG
- a CDS encoding DUF1284 domain-containing protein produces MDDADRTALPASRLADQGGLGQVGTAMTLRLRRHHILCSIGFEGVGYSDAFTANMGHIVHGQLRAADGEAVSIRITDTADSICAPCPKRRGLGCEGQDLIDRLDAAHGAALDVRPGDRLTWGACLDRVRARIVPGDLDRICEGCSWLEGGMCKRAVAKLLAGRKKAAPEGTA; encoded by the coding sequence GTGGACGACGCCGACCGGACAGCCCTGCCCGCATCACGTCTTGCCGATCAGGGCGGGTTGGGGCAGGTCGGGACGGCGATGACCCTACGCCTCCGCCGCCACCACATCCTGTGCTCCATCGGATTCGAAGGGGTGGGATACAGCGACGCCTTCACGGCGAACATGGGCCACATCGTCCACGGTCAGTTGCGCGCCGCGGATGGCGAGGCGGTCTCGATCCGCATCACCGACACCGCCGACTCGATCTGCGCGCCCTGCCCCAAGCGCCGCGGCCTGGGATGCGAGGGGCAGGACCTGATCGACCGGCTGGACGCCGCGCATGGGGCCGCACTGGACGTTCGGCCCGGGGATCGGCTGACCTGGGGCGCGTGCCTGGACCGCGTGCGGGCCCGCATCGTTCCCGGCGACCTCGACCGGATCTGCGAAGGGTGCAGCTGGCTCGAAGGCGGGATGTGCAAGCGTGCCGTTGCCAAGCTCCTCGCCGGAAGGAAGAAGGCCGCCCCCGAAGGGACGGCCTGA
- a CDS encoding DUF808 domain-containing protein, producing the protein MSGLLALLDDVAAIAKVASASIDDIAGQAAKAGAKAAGAVIDDAAVTPKYVHGFQAARELPIVWKIARASIFNKLVILLPIAMLLSVFAPWLIPYFLLLGGLYLCFEGAEKVYHWLVPHDDLSHIDPATTTLDATHLEEQRVKGAIKTDFILSAEIMTIILAAIDPGSPIWFEAAVLGLAATVITVIVYGSVALIVKADDVGLALAENARLEATRSIGRAVVRGMPTFLKVLTIIGTAAMIWVGGNIVVHAVGEIVWHGPYDFIHGVAVATADAVQVAHGFVEWLVTAVLDGIVGLAIGLLLIPLVGLLPGKKDAAAH; encoded by the coding sequence ATGAGCGGACTTCTGGCACTTCTCGACGACGTGGCGGCCATCGCCAAGGTCGCTTCGGCCTCGATCGACGACATCGCGGGGCAGGCGGCCAAGGCGGGCGCCAAGGCGGCGGGGGCGGTGATCGACGACGCGGCCGTCACGCCCAAATACGTCCACGGTTTCCAGGCCGCACGGGAATTGCCCATCGTCTGGAAGATCGCGCGGGCCAGCATCTTCAACAAGCTGGTGATCCTGTTGCCGATCGCGATGCTGCTATCGGTGTTCGCGCCCTGGCTGATCCCTTACTTCCTTCTGCTGGGCGGGCTGTATCTCTGCTTCGAGGGGGCGGAGAAGGTTTATCACTGGCTCGTCCCGCATGACGACCTCAGCCATATCGACCCGGCCACGACCACGCTTGATGCCACCCATCTGGAAGAGCAGCGCGTCAAGGGCGCGATCAAGACCGACTTCATCCTCTCGGCCGAGATCATGACCATCATCCTCGCCGCCATCGATCCCGGCTCTCCGATCTGGTTCGAGGCGGCGGTGCTCGGCCTCGCGGCGACGGTCATTACCGTGATCGTCTACGGCTCGGTCGCCCTGATCGTGAAGGCGGACGACGTGGGCCTCGCCCTGGCCGAGAACGCCCGGCTGGAAGCGACCCGTTCCATCGGCCGCGCCGTCGTGCGGGGCATGCCGACCTTCCTCAAGGTGCTGACGATCATCGGCACGGCGGCCATGATCTGGGTCGGCGGCAATATCGTCGTCCACGCCGTGGGCGAGATCGTCTGGCACGGCCCCTACGATTTCATCCACGGTGTGGCCGTCGCCACGGCGGACGCCGTGCAGGTCGCGCATGGCTTCGTGGAATGGCTGGTCACGGCGGTGCTGGACGGGATCGTTGGCCTGGCGATCGGGCTGCTCCTGATCCCGCTGGTCGGGCTGCTGCCCGGCAAGAAGGACGCGGCCGCGCATTAG